The DNA window TCGCGTCCTCAACACCGGAGAACCTGCTCAGGTCGTCCATTTTTCTGGATCTGCGTGCCGTCTGGGGCGATGTAAACCCCGTTGAGAGTATGTTTACCGAGATTCTTTCGACCGCCCGCAAGAACTCGCTGTTTCAGAAAATGCTGGCGACCAACGCGCTTCACAGCCGGGTGCCGCTTCACCTTTTTCGCGGCTTTGTCTTCGGACGCGGACCGGACAAGCGGCGCATCGACCTCAAGACCCAGGGTCTCACGCCGTTTGTGGACGCGGCGCGGGTATTCGCCCTCGCCCACGGCATCAGGGCGACCAGCACGCTGGAACGAATAGAATCCCTGACCGAAGCCGGGGTATTCGACGCCAGGGATGCCAATGCCTGGACAGAAGCCTACGGTTTGATCCAGCTCCTGCGCATGCAGAATCAGCAGCGCCAGGTGCATGAGCAAAAGGAATTGAACAACCGTATCAACATCGACAGCCTCAACCAGCTCGATCGCCGCATTCTGAGAGAAGCACTCCGGCAAGCCCAGCGGCTGCAGCAGACACTCGAGCGCGCCTATCCCGGCTGAGGAGCATGATGCTGCAGAAACTGATCGCCCGACTGCGAGGACGGCCCCTCAACTCCCCTCACGCCGAGGCTGCCAGCGAGCTGCCCGAGCCACTATCATTTGCGCAGGCGGGAAACTGGGAGCACAACCGACTGGTCGTGGTTGACCTGGAAACGTCGGGTCTGAACCTCAACAAGGATATCGTCCTCGCCATCGGCGCCGTCGCCGTCAACCATGGCCGCATTGACCTCGCTGATCAGTTTGAGTCGGTGCTGGCACAACCCGCAGGCCGGCCGGGAGAGAGTCTTCTTATTCACGGGTTGGGGCCCGATGCCCTCGAACAGGGCCAGCCACCCGAGGAGGCTTTGCTTTCGTTCCTGCGCTGGGCCGGCGACGCGGTGTTTGTGGCTTTTCACGCTCCCTTCGACCAACGTATGCTGCAACGGGCGCTGCAGGACCACCTCAGCCTGGACCGCAAGCCCCACTGGCTCGACCTCGCAGACGTCATGCCAACGCTGTTTCCCGAGGCAAAAGTAGAAGGTGGTCAACTGGACCAGTGGGTCGCGCATTTTGGACTGAATGTTGCTGAGCGCCATAACGCCTCAGCCGACGCCTTGGTAACCGCCGAGTTAATGCTGATAGCCATGCACGCGGCCCGCCGCCAAGGTATCATCGACCTGGCCGGATTGGAGCGCAAGGCCCGGTTGACCCGCCAACTGCGAGCCCAGCGCCATCGGTTCTGATGCCTTACTGCTTATCCGGCGATCCTGCGCCCGTCTATTCGGCGAGGCCAAGACAGCTCAATATGCGGTCCCGGGACCTTGCGGGAGAATTAACGGGCACGCGCAGAACTATAATCCCGAGGCCTGTATTGTTTACGTTGACGTCAAATAAGGGTACTGAAGGCTTTATGAATGTAATGAATGGTGTTTTGAACGTGCCGACGGCTTTATGAAGATCCCCAAGCGTTTACAGCCCCTGGTCGACGACGGCATGATCGACGAAGTGATCACCCAGTTGATGAGCGGGAAGGAAGCACAGGTCTATGTCGTGCGCTGCGGCGACACCCGGCGCTGTGCCAAAGTCTTCAAGGAAGCGCAGAAACGCAGCTTCAAGCAGGCGGTACAGTACCAGGAGGGCCGAAAAGTACGAAACAGCCGCCGGGCCCGGGCAATGTCAAAGAAAACCAAGTACGGGCAGAAGGAGCAGGAAAGCGCATGGCTTAACGCTGAAGTCGATGCGCTCTACCGCCTGGCCTCTGCGGGCGTACGTGTGCCCCAGCCTTTCGGCTTTGTCGACGGCGTGCTGCTGATGGAACTGGTATGCGATGCGGACGGTTCAGTTGCTCCGCGTCTGGACGACGTCACCCTCAGCCCCGAACAGGCCCTGGAATACCATGACCGCATTATCACCGAAGTCGTGCGCATGCTCAGCGCCGGGCTGGTTCACGGTGACCTATCGGAGTTTAATGTCCTGGTCGACGCCAGCGGCCCGGTCATCATCGACCTGCCCCAGGCAGTGGACGCAGCGGGCAACAACAATGCGGAGATGATGCTGGAACGGGACGTCGCCAACATGCGTAGCTATTTCGGCCGTTTTGCGCCCGAACTCCTCAAGACCAACTACGGCGGCGAGATCTGGTCCCTCTACGAGGCCGGCAAACTGCATCCGGACACCAAGCTTTCGGGCGTGTTCGAGGGTAATTCCGCGAGTGCCGACGTGGACGAAGTCATGGCGGTTATCGCAGCCGCACGTGAAGAGGAAGAAGAACGCCGGGAAAGAGCGCGCGCCGATGAAGAAGACGACGGCTGAGTAAACCCGGGTAGTAGGGGCTCCCCCCGCGACCCGCCCTGGTCCAGACAGCAAAAACCCCGCACAAGGCGGGGTTTCTGTTTTTTGGAGCAGTCAGGGGATCAGTGCGCTGTAGCTGCACCGGCGCCACGCGGGACGCGTATCTCCTCTACCAGATGCTGAATATGATCCGGTGGCGGAGCCGTCATCTTCGACACTGTAAATGCGATGACGAAGTTGAAGACCATCCCCAACGAGCCGATACCCTCGGGCGAAATTCCAAACCACCAGGAATCGGGCGTGTTGGAGGCCGGACTGACGAACTTGAAGTACACAATGTAGGCAAAGGTGAAAATCAGACCCGTCAGCATGCCGGCGATCGCCCCTTCCTTGTTCATACGCTTGTAGAAGATACCCATAATGATGGCCGGGAAGAACGAGGCCGCCGCCAGGCCGAAGGCGAACGCCACCACCTGAGCCACGAATCCGGGCGGATTGATACCGAAGTAGCCCGCGATGAATATCGCTACACCCGCAGCCACACGCGCCGCAAGAAGCTCCTGTTTCTCCGTGATATTCGGCATCAGGTTGCTCTTCAGAAGGTCATGGGACACCGACGTCGAGATAACCAGCAGCAACCCGGCTGCAGTTGAAAGCGCCGCAGCAAGACCGCCCGCCGCGATCAAGGCAATAACCCAGCCCGGCAAACCTGCAATCTCGGGATTCGCCAGAACCATGATGTCTCTGTCGACATAAAGCTCGTTCTGGTTGGCGGTAGGCGTATTCGTCAGCTCACGCTGACCGTACTCGCCCCGGTCAGGCGCAAAATCGGGATTCCCTTCGAAGGGTGCGCCGGCACGGTACTGGATAACACCATCGTTATTCTTGTCTTCCCATGCGATGAGACCGCTGTTCTCCCAGTTGCTGAACCACTCGGGCAGTTCCTGGTACTCAGTGCTCTCAACCGTGTTTATCAGGTTAATGCGGCCGAAGGAGGCGACGGCTGGCGCTGTAGTGTAAAGCAGCGCAATAAATACCAGTGCAAAACCGGCAGAAAGACGCGCGTCGGATACTTTGGGCACGGTGAAGAAGCGAACGATAACGTGCGGCAGACCCGCGGTGCCTACCATCAGGGCAAGCGTGATCGCGAACACGTCTACGGTCGACTTGGTCCCTGAGGTGTACTCCGCGAAGCCAAGCTCAGTCAGGAGCCCATTTAGTCGGGTCAGAACCGACTGGTCCGTTCCCTCAACAGTGCTGCCGAAGCCGAGTTGCGGGATCGGGTTGCCGGTGATCAGCATCGACATGAAAATCGCCGGAATCAGATAAGCCACAATCATGACGCAGTACTGCGCGACCTGGGTGTAGGTAATGCCTTTCATACCGCCGAGTACGGCGTAGAAGAAAACGATCGCCATGCCGATAAATACGCCGGCGTTAATGCCGACTTCGAGATAGCGCGAGAATACAATGCCCACACCGCGCATCTGCCCGGCGACATAAGTGAAAGAAATGAAGATAACGCAGATAACCGCAACCACCCGGGCTGCCTGGGAATAGTAGCGCTCGCCGATAAACTCCGGCACGGTGAACTTGCCGAATTTACGCAGGTAAGGCGCAAGACACATGGCGAGAAGAACATACCCGCCGGTCCAGCCCATCAGATAAACCGAACCATCATAACCGGCAAAGGAAATAATCCCGGCCATTGAAATAAAGGATGCTGCAGACATCCAGTCGGCCGCCGTCGCCATACCGTTGGCGATTGGATGAACCCCTTTGCTTGCAACGTAATATTCACTGGTGGAACCGGCTCTGGACCATATGGCTATGCCGATATAGAGCGCGAACGTGCCGCCTACGAAAAGATATATTAGAAACTGCGTGCTCATTGCCTGACCTCCGGTTTTATTATTCTTCGTCTACATCGAACTCACGATCGAGCTTGTTCATTCGCCATACGTAAACGAAGATCAGGACGACGAACGTGTAGATGGAGCCTTGTTGAGCAAACCAGAATCCCAACGGGAAACCGCCCAGATAGAACTGATTGAGAAAATCAGCCAGGATGATCCCGAAGCCATACGAGACCACAAACCAAACGACCAGCAGGGACAGGAGCAGACGCACATTGCGTTTCCAGTACGCCGTCCTGCTTAAACGTTGCTCTTCGGGGGTCATAACCGCCTCCATTTTATTGTTATCAGGGGATGGACTCGCGTATTCGCCCGTGGCTGTCGAAGCGCATCGGTATGACAAAGTGTCGGCGAACCCGGGAAATCTCATCTCTTACGGTATGAGAGCCCGGTCCCATACAAAATAAGACTTTAGTCTCGCAACATAACTGCTAGATAAATCATATACTTGGAACCAACAAGACAATGACGCGGCAAAGAATGATCATCCATGATTAGCGGCTGGCTACTGATACTGATCTCAATCCTCTATATCTCGCTGCTTTTCGCGATCGGTTGGGCGGGCGACAGGAGACCCGGTCTCTACCGCAGGACGTTTCTCCGCAAGCAGGTTTACGGGCTATCACTCGCGGTCTATTTCACCTCATGGACCTTCTATGGTGCGGTAGGTCGTTCAACGACCGAAGGCCTGGGTTTCCTGCCGATATACCTTGGCCCCCTGCTGGTCTTTCTGCTCTTTGCGCCGGTCCTGCGGCGTATCATTTTTATCAGCAAGCGCAGCAATACGACGTCGATCGCAGACTTCATCGCATCGCGCTACGGCAAATCCCAGTTGCTTGCCGCCCTTATCGCTATTGTCGCTGTGGTGGGGTCCATTCCGTACATCGCGCTCCAGCTGAAAGCCATAGCCATGGGTTTTACGGTGCTGACGGCGGGACCCGAACAGATAGGGATTGAACGTCAGCCCATCTGGGGCGATACGGCCTGGTACATTGCCATTGTCCTGACGCTTTTCACGATACTGTTTGGCACACGTCATCTGGAGTCCACAGAACACCACAGGGGCATGATCCAGGCCGTGGCGTTTGAGTCGGTGATCAAACTGGTCGCTTTCGTCTCTGTCGGCCTTTTTGTTGGCTACTCCCTGTTTGATGGCTTCGGCGACCTTTACAACCGGCTTGAACAACACGTTGGCGTCGTCGAATTCGCTTTTGGTCCCCTCGACCCTTTTCCGTTCGTTGTGCAGACCGTGGTCGCAATGTTCGCCATAGTCTGTCTGCCCCGACAGTTTCACGTCATGGTGGTCGAAAATACTGACCACAGGGACTTCGAGACCGCCCGATGGATGATGGCGCTGTATCTGGTCGTAGCCACCGCGTTCGTGCTACCCATCGCCGGTGCCGGACTAATAATCTACGGCGATGCTGGCGGAAACGCCGACATGATGGTGCTCAATCTGCCTCTGGGCGCTGGCCAGGAATGGTTAGCCGTTCTTGCCTTTTTGGGCGGCGGATCTGCCGCCGCCGCCATGGTGATCGTGTCCACCGTCGCCCTGGCGACAATGGTCAGCAACGAAGTGGTAATGCCTGGTCTGCTGCGTTTTTTTCATCCGGACATGCATCGCCGGCGCGATCTCAGCTTTCTACTGCTGACGATCCGTCGCATCACGATCGGCGCCATCGTGGTGATCGCCTACAGTTTTTATCGATTAACTGGTGAAGCCTATTCACTGACGGCCTTCGGATTACTGTCGTTTGCCGCTGTCGCGCAGTTCGGGCCCGCGCTGATCGGCGGCGTACTCTGGCGCCGCGGCAACCAGCAGGGCGCTATCTGGGGCCTTTGCGCCGGGTTTGGGTTCTGGTGCTATACGCTCCTGTTCCCTACGTTGGCAAATACCGGCCTGTTCGATGCGACCTGGCTCGAACAGGGGCTCTGGGGCATGCAGTGGTCGCGCCCGACAGCTTTCCTCGGGCTCAACCTTGATCCGACAACTCACGGCATTGTCTGGAGCCTTGGCATCAACGCGATGCTGTATGTTCTCGTCTCGCTCTTTACCCGCCAGAGGGTGCGCGAAAAGATCCAGATCGCCACTTATTTCCACGACTCACAGCCGCGCTTCGACAGCGACGACCAACACGTATGGGAAAGCCAGACACTGGTTTCCGATCTTAGAGCACTGGCCGACCGTTTCATGGGCGAAGCCCGTGCTGAAGCCATCTTCAACCGTTATCAGCGACGTAATGCCATAAAACTGCTGGCCCATAAACCGGCCACCCCTCATCTCATGAAGTACACCGAACGCCAACTGGCCTCCGTAATCGGCGCATCCACCGCCCGAGTGGTTCTGGAGTCCACGCTGACCGGCCGCGACATGCAGATCGAAGATGTGGTCAGTATCGTCGATGAGGCATCACAGGCCATGACATTCAGCCGCGAGCTGCTGCAGTCAGCAATTGAGAACATCAGCCTCGGCGTATCAGTGGTCGACCCCAACCAGCGGCTTGTGGCCTGGAATCAGCGTTACCTTCAGTTCTTCTCTTACCCGCGCAGGTTCGTGAAGGTCGGTAGGCCCGTCGGTGACCTGATCCGCTACAACCTGATTATGGCCAACCTGCCTGCGCGCAACGTGGAAGAAATGGTTGAGGAGCGGGTCCACAAAATGCGGACGGGTATTCCTCATTCCTCGGAAAGACAGCGTGCCGATGGCACCGTTATCCTGATGGAAGGCAACCCCTTGCCCGGCGGCGGCTATGTGACAACGTTTCAGGATATTAGCGCAGCCCGGCGGACTGAACAGGCCCTGAAGGAAACCAACACGTACCTCGAGCAGAGGGTTAAGGAGCGGACCGAGGAATTGCAGGAGCTGAACGGCGAACTGTTGAAAGCGAAGTCGGTGGCAGAAAAAGCCAATCAGAGCAAAACCCGGTTTCTGGCTGCCGCCAGCCACGACCTGCTGCAGCCTCTTAATGCGGCGAGGTTATTCACCTCAGCCCTGGTAGGACAGCCCCAGGCGGAATCCAGCAAGGAACTGGTCGAACACATTGACAGATCGCTCGAGGCCGCGGAGGAAATCATCAGCACGCTGCTGGACATTTCCAAGCTCGATGCAGGCGCGCTGGAGCCGAGGATCTCCGATTTCTGTATAAACGACCTGCTGCAACACCTTGTCACGGAATTCTCGGCGATTGCTCTCGATCAGGGCTTGTCCCTGGACACCGTGCCGTCCAGCGCCTGGGTACGGTCTGACAGCCAACTGCTGCGAAGAGTCGTGCAGAACCTGCTTTCCAACGCGATCCGCTATACGACGCAGGGCCGTATCCTGCTGGGCTGCCGGCGCCTGCCCGGCCATCTTCGTATCGAGGTCTGGGACACCGGACCCGGCATTCCGCAGGATAAGCTGGTACAGATCTTTGAAGAATTTCGGCGGCTGCAACAGGGACGCGACCAACACGGGCTGGGATTGGGGCTGGCTATTGTCGAGCGCATCAGCCAGATGCTCAACCATCCTGTAGAGGTTCATTCCCGCCAGGGTAAAGGCAGCGTTTTCAGTATCACGGTACCCCTTGGCAAAGTCGGCATCGCGACGCGTACGCCCATGCCGCTGTCCGCCCAACGCTCGGTCGGCGGCCTGCACGGGCTCAGCGTACTCTGTGTGGATAACGAAGATACCATCCTTGAGGGCATGGTCGCGTTGTTAAGCAACTGGGGTTGTAGCGCTATCGCCGCTCGTAGCCTGAGCGAGGCACGCGAACGCCTTGCGGGTACGGTGCCGGATATCGTTCTGGGTGACTATCAGCTGGATGATGACGCCAACGGTCTCGATACCATGGACAGCTTGCGTACGGACTGGAACACCGCTGTTCCCGGCATTCTGATCACAGGTTTTGTGAGCGATGAGGTGCGGCTTGATGCCCGCCATCGCGGCTATCAGGTGCTTTACAAGCCCGTAAAACCGGCCGCACTGAGAGCGCTTATCAACAAGGAAATCAGGCGCCGCAACTAGGGCCTGCCGAAAAAGACCTTAACTATAGAATATGTTGTAAAACATTGTTGTGGCTCTGGCACTTATACCCTACGTTAAATGAAACAGTGCAGGGCTATGTAAGACATGACCGACTCAAGCTTTTCTTCCGAGCGAGTATTTCCCAAGCTGAAATTCCTGGTCGTCGACGACTTTGAGAATTTCCGTAATTCCCTAAAGGCCATGCTACGGTCTTTTGGGGCGGACAAGATTGAAACCGCCCAGAATGGCAAAGAAGCAGTATATCGATGCACGTACGAGCGTTTCGACGTCGTCCTCTGCGACTACAACATGGGCGAAGGCAAAAACGGACAGCAGGTGCTGGAGGAGCTTCGCCACAAGAAACTGCTCAAACATACTTCTGTCTTTGCGCTGGTTACCGCGGAGACGTCCCGCGACATCGTCATGAGCGCCCGGGAATACCAGCCAGATACCTATATCACCAAGCCTCTGACCCGAGCCACGCTTGAGAAGCGACTCGAGTCGCTGCTGGAACAGCAGGAAGCCCTTTACCCTGTTAACGCCGCACTCGATGCTGAGGATCTTGGCGCCGCCATCGAACGTTGCAATGAGCTCCTGCCGAAGCAGCCGAGATTCCGGCCCTGGCTGCAGCGTACGCTCGCGGATCTCTACTACCGCACAGGCGGCTACAGCGAGGCCCATCAGGTCTATGAATCTGCCTTGTCTGGCCGCGGCAGCCCAAACTGGGCGAAGCTCGGACAGGGCAAGGTTCTGGTGGCCGAACAGAAATGGGATGAAGCCATCGCGCAGTTCGAGGCATTGATCGAGAAGAACCCCGATTATGTTGAGGCTTACGACTGGCTCGCCAAAGCCCAGCAAGAGAAAGGCCAGCTCCGGCGTGCACAGAAAACCCTGGAGACCGCACTTAAAATCTCGCCCAAGGCCATCGTACGTCAACAGCATCTGGCCGAGGTGTCGACCAAGAACCAGGACCTTGAAGCCGCCGCAATGGCATGGCGAAATACAGTCAGGTTGAGCGAGAACTCGGTACACGAGGCGCCGACCCACCACCTCAATCTCGGGCGCTGCCTGTCTGACCTGAGCGAGGGTGATAGCTCCGAGGAAGGCCGCAAGAGAGCCGGTGAAGCCCTGCAGGTGCTACAGCAGATGCAGCGACGATACCGGGAAGACAGCCGGGCGGAACTGGCGGGCACGCTGATAGCCGCCCGGGTCCACGCCGGCCAGGGCGATATCCGTGAGAGCCGACAGTTGATGGAACAGGCCCGCACCAGTATAGATCCCGACACGGTAGATGCCGAAACAGGTCTCGAACTGGCGCGTACGCTGTTCACGCTTGAAGATACAGAAGCCGCACAAAGCCTGTTGCGTACCCTCGCGGGCCGTTTCGAGGATAGTCCCGGCACCATTGCAGACATCGAGAGCCTGCTCGACGAACCCGTCAGCATGGGCAAGAAGCTACAGGCGCGTGCCGCCAACCGTGAAGGCATTGCCGCCTTTGAAGCCGGGGATACTGATAAGGCGGCAGAAGCTTTCGGGCGGGCACTCGAGTTGGTACCCCAGCACCCTGCCCTTAACCTCAACCTGGTGCAGATACTGCTCAAGGCGGCCGGCGGGTCTCCTGGTGGGGTCGACGCCGGGACCCTGCAACGCTGTACGGCGAGTCTGAACAGAATCGCTCACCTGCCGCCCCAGCACAGGCAGTACAAACGCTACCTCTCACTACAGAAGAAGGTAGCCGCGCTAACCGCATCCAAAAAGGCTTCATCATGAATGAGGACTCCGGCACGCCCAACACGCCCGCCAGTCCGGGCACAGAAATAGACTTTTCGACGGTCATAGCGTCGGCGGTGCACGACATGAAGAACTCCCTGGGGATGTTGCTGAACTCCCTTGACGAGCTTCGGGACGAGCTACCGGCAGCTCAGAGTTCAGAACGCTTCAGTACGCTGCAATACGAAGCTCAGCGCGTCCATGTTGACCTGATCCAACTGCTGGGACTCTATCGTCTTCAACAGAAGACACTTTCCGCGCACATTGATGAGCACTTCGTACCGGACTTTCTGGATGAGCATCTGGCACAGCACCGGGTCGTGGCTGAAGCTCGAGGACTTACCCTGGAAGTCGACGCGGACCCCATCAGCGGTTTTTTTGACGCCGATCTTATCAGCGGTGTCCTGAACAACATTCTCAACAATGCCATTCGCTATACCCGCACCAAAATTCACGTCACTGCCAGGGAGCAGGACGGGTACCTCGTGCTCGCGGTTGAAGATGATGGCGACGGATTTCCGGCTGAGATGCAAGCCGCGCCGGAAAAAACACGGCAGGGCATTGACTTTACGACGGGCAGCACGAGTCTCGGCATCTACTTTTCAGCGCGCATCGCCGGAATGCATCAGCACGACGGGCGCAGCGGCGAGATAAAACTGAGCAACAGTGGCAAGCTTGGCGGAGGGCTTTTTGAGGTGTGGCTACCCTAGTGATCAACCATTCGGCGTCCCGTTCGGGTAATCCGCTGACTGCTGCGCATCGCTAAAGGTCAGGCATTGCATGGGACGCCCGGAAAGGCGAAAAACGTTGTTGTCGCGAACAGTTTAACGGCTATGGTGTGCTCCGCCCCACAACCCGCAGACAAAGGTTCGGCAAGAGCGCAATTGCCACCTATCCTATTGGTGTCCGGGCCAATTACTTTCTGCTAATGTACAGACGGGTTCGTCTCGGACTGAACCCCAGTGGGCGTTTGTTGTTTCCACTGTTTGCCACTGCAAAACAAAAACAGCTTCTGGAGACTGACATGGCCCGTGGCCTCGCCCTGATTGTCGACGATTCGTCGACAGCCCGGATAATCCTCTCCCGCGTCCTCGGGAAAATCGACATTGTATCTACCGGGTACGCGACAGCGGAGCAGGCCCTGCAGCAACTGCAACAGGGCCTGGAACGGCCGGACGTGATATTCCTGGATCACCTGCTTCCGGGTATGGATGGCTTCCAGGCCCTTCGAGAACTCAAGCGCTTGCCCGTAACCCGGGACATCCCGGTATTCATGTATACCTCGCAGGGCGCCGACCGATACGTCGAAGAGGCTCGGGCGCTGGGCGCGGCCGGTGTTATTGGCAAGCAGATTGACCGGGACCAGCTCTACAACCGGCTGGCTGGCATCCTGGCCCGGCAATATAGTGACGTGGAAGCGCCCACGCAGTCTTTCCCAACGGTGGAGCTGGACTCTGAGACGGCGCCACGTCCACCCGCAGAGCAGGGTCGACAGCTGAGGCGCCTGACAGGTCGCCTGTCGACCCTGGAGATCGCCTACGAGGAAGCCAACGACGAACTACGCCACTTCCGCCAGGAACTGGCCGCTCTCAGTGTCGAAAACAGCCATCTGCAGCGCCAGCAACGCCGTGGAAAGTGGGTTTCGGGCTTTTTGATCTTCGGAGTGCTTGCTCTGGGGTTCATGCAAGTCGTACAGTTCACGGCCATTGAGGGTGCTCTTCTGGGCATTCAGGCGCAGTTCCGTGATATCGAAGCGGTGGTCAGTGCCCTCGTTGATCTGAACGGGTCGTAAATACGGCGGGGTTTTTACATGCACCATCTCACGGGCCTTTTCAAGGTCGCTACCACTCTGTTGCTCATGATGGCTGGGCTCTTGGCGCAGGCGGGCACGGTTACGTTGAACGGCGAGGGAACCGTCCATTTTCAACCGGATGCGGTCCGCTTCGAGCTGACAGCTCAGGCGCGGGGGGACAGTGCAGCAGCGGCAAGACAGGCCGTTGGCAAACGTGTAACGAAATGGCAAGACCAGGCCGACGACCTGCTGGGCAAACTGCAGAACTACGACGATAGTCAGGTAACGCTTCATGAAGTCCGGGTTTATGATGACAACGGGCGCCCGACTGAAGATTACTACTTTGAGGCCAGCCAGAGTGTGCGCTTCAACCTGACTGAGCTGGCTCTCCTCAACTCGGTAATCGAGGCGGCCGATGCAGCCGATCTGACCTACAATCTGACCCAGGACAGCTACTACGCGACGCAGAGTAACGAATTAAAGTCTGCCGCTCTCGCCGCAGCGATTCAGGACGCGCAAGCGCGTTGCAGATTCGTCGCTGAGAAACTGGATGCGCGTTGCGGCGAAGTTGAGACTCTGCGCGTACTCGACCAGGGTGGTTTTCCCCGGCCCGTTATGCGGGCAATGGACGCGCGAGTCGAGAGTGTCAGCAAGGTGGGCGATCGGGAGATCAGTGCCTCTGTCGAAGCGAGCTTTAAGCTGGACCAGGCAGTACCTGATTAAAGGAACGCTTCGTGCCGACCGTCAACTTCCAGAATCTCCGCGCCAGCCATGAGTTGCCCTGGTTCATAGTGGATGTGGTCATGATGGCCCTCCTCTTCATCAACCTGACCTGGCTCTTACTGGACTGGTTCTATGCCATAGGTTTTATACGCGACGCATTAGGTTCAGTCGCACCCGGGTTTACGGCCGCATACGACCCGATTCACAGGAACATCTTCTACTATGACCTCGTTTTCGTCGCCATTTTCCTGACGGAATTCATGGTCCGCTGGGTCCGCGCTGTCGTCCACAGGGATCACGCGCGCTGGTACTTTTTTCCGTTCGTACACTGGTATGACCTTGCCGGCTGCATTCCCCTCACAGGTTGGCGGTTCCTGCGGATTCTTCGCATCCTCTCCATTCTTAACCGCCTGCACCGGTACGGAGTAATTAACGTCAAGGAGCTGAAAACATGGCAGTTTTTCAGTTTCTATTACGAGGCTTTCCTTGAGGAACTCTCCGACCGCATCGTCCTGAAGGTATTGTCTGGTGCCCAGGAGGAGATAAAGGATGGTTCGCCGGTGATCCACCGGCTCCAGCATGATGTACTGGTACCGAGAAAGCCACTTATCAATGAATGGGTTTCAACGAAAGTTGCCGATGCCGCGCGGCGGGGCTACCTGCCTAATGAGCCACACCTGCGGCTTTACATGGAGCGAATCGTTGACGATGCGATGCAGAAGAGTTCTGATCTCGAGCGCATTCGGCAAATCCCGATGGTGGGCTCGACTGTGTCGGAGACGCTCGAACGCTCCGTCGGCAATATTACGACGGAGATCATCCATCAGATCATGCAGGACCTTGCTTCGCGGGATAACCACGCCTTTATTGAAGAACTCACTGACGTTTTTCTGGATCAGGACAAACGTACCGATCCCGCGACTGATCTGGAGCTGAAGCTGATAGCGCACCAGGTAATTGACATCGTCAAAGATCACGTCAGCGTAAAACGCTGGCGCAAAGAACTTTAGCTGTCATCAATTGTCTGCATGATCGAGCTCTGTCGTCGGCAGGCGACTGAAACTCTGTGTCGGTACATCGTGACGCGCCAGATCAGTGCCGCATCCGCCTGT is part of the Hydrocarboniclastica marina genome and encodes:
- a CDS encoding SIMPL domain-containing protein — encoded protein: MHHLTGLFKVATTLLLMMAGLLAQAGTVTLNGEGTVHFQPDAVRFELTAQARGDSAAAARQAVGKRVTKWQDQADDLLGKLQNYDDSQVTLHEVRVYDDNGRPTEDYYFEASQSVRFNLTELALLNSVIEAADAADLTYNLTQDSYYATQSNELKSAALAAAIQDAQARCRFVAEKLDARCGEVETLRVLDQGGFPRPVMRAMDARVESVSKVGDREISASVEASFKLDQAVPD